From the Exiguobacterium aurantiacum genome, one window contains:
- a CDS encoding FtsB family cell division protein — protein sequence MNGRNPMERKQRIRALDERREQLEKEQSRRRIHLRRRLAAASLLFLLMVVFIGQSYFSKVGYVSEQERKQNEAQVELRETKDEQSELKEQVERLQDEEYIANLARNELLFSKDGEIIFYFSPEE from the coding sequence ATGAATGGACGTAACCCGATGGAACGCAAACAGCGGATTCGGGCTCTGGATGAACGAAGAGAACAGCTGGAAAAAGAACAGAGCCGGCGACGTATCCATCTTCGACGCCGCCTGGCTGCGGCCTCACTTCTCTTTTTGTTAATGGTTGTCTTCATCGGTCAGAGTTACTTCTCGAAAGTCGGATACGTGTCCGAGCAAGAACGGAAACAAAATGAAGCGCAAGTCGAACTTCGTGAAACGAAGGACGAACAATCAGAACTAAAAGAGCAGGTCGAGCGTTTACAAGACGAAGAATACATCGCCAATCTAGCGCGCAACGAGCTGTTGTTCTCGAAAGATGGCGAGATTATTTTTTACTTCTCACCAGAGGAATAA
- the mfd gene encoding transcription-repair coupling factor, giving the protein MNALEKFMLALPETNVIRERLPKVDRQLVTGLTTSAKALVLAGLAKNSPRRLVVVTHNMYQAQKMYDQLESLVGPSKTLLYPIDETLAGELSLTSSPELLAARIEARTRLLDETGGVLVVPLGGLRRFIPSPTDWQTSHYHIKPGQELDLKPFAETLITLGYERTATVTAPGEFSVRGSILDVYPLTEARPYRIDLFDTEVDSIFTFDAETQRSLGVVAEAVIPPATEFIASTDQLKKAGQALERQYERTLSLIETETIRQALEDGIARDIEQFGRGEAPEKVGKYTPLLYSSTLLDYVGPDAVLMLDEVARIEDAADVQDREEAEWFSSLIERGESVSNYTLAVPMHKVFRTLKQVAFSLLPSRRSGIPETNTVHLSCRPLPAFHGQMHLLKQEVERWQQGDHRIVFLAGDQTRADKVVALLDDYGITSTFTNVDGELLPRHVHVMIGQIEGGFELSTSRLVVVSEEELFKRVTKRKRQTKNLTNAERIKSYQELKPNDHVVHIHHGIGKYLGIKTIEVGGIHQDYLHLVYAGDDALYVPVDQIDLVQKYVGAEGKEPKIYKLGGTEWKKVKSKVAKSVEDIADELIKLYAAREASVGYAFPGDDEEMSQFESSFPYAETEDQVRSIAEIKADMERSRPMDRLLCGDVGYGKTEVAIRAAFKAVLAGKQVAFLVPTTVLAQQHYETMLERFSEFPINVSVMSRFRSKSEMAATKKGLKEGTIDVVVGTHRVLSKDVTFADLGLVIIDEEQRFGVKHKERLKQLKTNIDVLTLTATPIPRTLHMSMIGIRDLSVLETPPENRYPVQTYVMEYDGIVLREALERELARGGQAFFLYNRVEGIERKAEEIRALLPEARIATAHGRMTETELESQLISFLEGEADVLVSTTIIETGIDIPNVNTLIVHDADKMGLSQLYQLRGRVGRSNRIAYAYFTYRKDKRLTEVAESRLQAIKEFTELGSGFKIAMRDLSIRGAGNLLGAQQSGFIDSVGFDLYSQMLSEAIEERKDRMRGQAKQVVFKPEITFQADAYIPDDYLSDSELKIEMYKRFKYVDTPEALFALQDELIERFGEFPEPVALLIQLTRLRIYGEMAKVARIKQSPGRIEMVLSLESTTALDVPSFMEWTMPLGRKLGVGQDNGALKLSLSGRMPVVELLNDADTVLEELVKRLAHAVAK; this is encoded by the coding sequence ATGAATGCTTTAGAGAAATTCATGTTGGCATTGCCTGAGACGAACGTGATTCGGGAACGGTTGCCAAAAGTCGACCGTCAACTCGTCACCGGTCTGACGACGAGTGCCAAGGCGCTCGTGTTGGCAGGTTTGGCGAAAAACTCGCCAAGGCGCCTCGTGGTCGTCACACATAACATGTATCAAGCCCAAAAAATGTATGACCAACTCGAGTCGCTCGTCGGCCCGAGTAAAACATTGCTTTATCCGATTGACGAAACGCTCGCGGGTGAACTGTCACTCACGTCGAGTCCGGAACTTCTTGCCGCGCGGATTGAAGCTCGAACACGTCTCCTTGACGAAACGGGAGGCGTCCTTGTCGTGCCACTCGGCGGGTTACGGCGCTTCATCCCAAGCCCGACGGACTGGCAGACGAGTCATTATCACATCAAACCTGGACAAGAGCTTGATTTGAAGCCATTTGCCGAGACGCTCATCACGCTCGGATATGAACGGACGGCCACCGTGACCGCGCCGGGTGAATTTTCTGTGCGCGGAAGCATTTTAGACGTCTACCCGCTCACAGAGGCACGGCCGTATCGCATTGATTTGTTTGACACCGAAGTCGATTCCATCTTTACGTTCGATGCCGAGACGCAGCGTTCGCTAGGTGTCGTCGCGGAAGCGGTCATTCCCCCGGCGACGGAGTTTATCGCATCGACAGACCAACTGAAAAAAGCTGGACAGGCACTCGAACGTCAATATGAGCGGACGCTCTCGTTGATTGAGACGGAGACGATTCGTCAAGCACTCGAGGACGGGATCGCCCGGGACATCGAACAGTTCGGTCGAGGCGAGGCGCCCGAAAAAGTTGGAAAGTACACGCCGCTGCTATATAGCTCGACACTCCTCGATTACGTCGGACCGGACGCGGTCTTGATGTTAGATGAAGTGGCACGGATTGAAGATGCTGCCGACGTGCAAGATCGCGAGGAAGCGGAATGGTTCTCGTCGCTCATCGAACGCGGGGAGTCGGTCAGCAATTACACACTCGCCGTCCCGATGCATAAAGTATTCCGTACGTTGAAACAAGTCGCGTTCTCCCTGTTGCCGTCACGACGGTCCGGGATTCCGGAGACGAACACGGTCCACCTCAGTTGTCGCCCGCTCCCGGCGTTCCACGGCCAGATGCACTTGTTGAAACAAGAAGTCGAACGTTGGCAACAAGGTGACCATCGCATCGTCTTTTTGGCAGGCGATCAAACACGGGCCGATAAAGTGGTGGCACTGCTTGACGATTATGGAATCACATCCACGTTCACAAATGTGGACGGCGAACTGTTGCCGCGTCACGTCCATGTCATGATCGGACAAATCGAAGGCGGCTTTGAACTCTCGACGAGCCGTCTCGTCGTCGTCTCCGAAGAAGAGCTGTTCAAGCGCGTCACGAAGCGGAAACGTCAGACGAAGAATTTGACGAACGCCGAACGGATTAAGAGTTATCAAGAATTAAAACCGAACGACCACGTCGTCCACATCCATCACGGGATCGGGAAGTACCTCGGGATCAAAACGATTGAAGTCGGCGGCATTCACCAAGATTACTTACATCTCGTCTACGCGGGCGACGATGCGCTGTATGTGCCTGTCGATCAAATCGATCTTGTTCAAAAGTATGTCGGGGCTGAAGGTAAAGAGCCGAAGATTTACAAACTCGGCGGGACCGAGTGGAAGAAGGTAAAATCGAAAGTCGCCAAATCGGTTGAAGACATCGCCGATGAGCTGATTAAGCTGTACGCGGCGCGTGAAGCGTCCGTTGGCTACGCGTTCCCAGGTGATGACGAAGAGATGAGCCAGTTCGAAAGCTCGTTCCCGTACGCAGAGACAGAAGACCAAGTCCGCTCCATCGCCGAAATCAAAGCCGACATGGAACGGTCACGGCCGATGGACCGTCTCCTTTGCGGCGATGTCGGTTACGGCAAGACGGAAGTGGCGATTCGAGCCGCGTTCAAAGCCGTGCTAGCCGGGAAGCAAGTCGCGTTCCTCGTCCCGACGACCGTGCTCGCGCAACAACATTACGAGACGATGCTCGAACGGTTCAGTGAATTTCCAATCAACGTCTCCGTCATGAGCCGTTTCCGCTCGAAAAGCGAGATGGCGGCGACGAAAAAAGGTCTAAAGGAAGGGACGATTGACGTCGTCGTCGGGACACACCGCGTCTTGTCGAAAGACGTCACTTTCGCCGACCTCGGGCTCGTCATCATCGATGAAGAGCAACGGTTCGGGGTCAAACATAAAGAGCGGCTCAAGCAGTTGAAGACGAACATCGACGTCTTGACGCTCACGGCGACACCGATTCCACGGACACTCCACATGTCGATGATCGGCATCCGGGACTTGTCGGTGCTCGAGACACCACCAGAGAACCGCTACCCGGTGCAGACGTACGTCATGGAATATGATGGCATCGTGTTGCGTGAGGCGCTTGAGCGCGAACTCGCACGAGGCGGGCAGGCGTTCTTTCTCTATAACCGCGTCGAAGGCATCGAACGGAAGGCCGAAGAGATTCGTGCCTTGTTACCGGAGGCACGAATCGCCACGGCGCACGGGCGGATGACCGAGACCGAACTAGAGAGCCAGCTCATCAGTTTCCTCGAAGGGGAAGCGGACGTGCTCGTCTCGACGACGATCATCGAGACCGGCATCGACATCCCGAACGTGAACACGCTCATCGTCCACGATGCGGACAAGATGGGACTGTCACAGCTGTATCAGCTGCGTGGTCGCGTCGGCCGTTCCAACCGGATCGCCTACGCCTACTTCACGTATCGGAAAGACAAGCGTTTGACGGAGGTCGCGGAGAGCCGGCTACAGGCCATCAAAGAGTTCACGGAACTCGGGAGCGGATTCAAGATCGCGATGCGCGACTTATCGATTCGCGGCGCCGGCAATCTGCTCGGGGCCCAGCAATCCGGGTTCATCGATTCGGTCGGATTCGACTTATACTCACAAATGTTGTCTGAAGCCATCGAAGAGCGGAAAGACCGGATGCGCGGTCAGGCGAAACAAGTCGTCTTCAAACCGGAGATCACGTTCCAAGCGGATGCGTACATTCCGGACGACTATTTATCGGACAGCGAATTGAAAATCGAGATGTACAAACGTTTCAAGTATGTCGATACACCAGAAGCGCTGTTCGCCCTCCAGGATGAGTTGATCGAACGGTTCGGCGAATTCCCGGAACCGGTCGCGCTCCTTATCCAACTGACGCGTCTGCGCATTTATGGCGAGATGGCAAAAGTGGCGCGCATCAAACAGTCGCCGGGCCGCATCGAGATGGTATTGTCGCTCGAATCGACGACGGCGCTCGACGTGCCGTCATTCATGGAATGGACGATGCCGCTCGGCCGGAAACTTGGTGTCGGTCAAGACAACGGCGCGCTCAAATTGTCGCTTAGCGGTCGGATGCCGGTCGTCGAACTGTTGAACGATGCCGATACTGTACTTGAAGAACTCGTGAAGAGGTTGGCGCATGCGGTCGCCAAGTAA
- a CDS encoding S1 domain-containing RNA-binding protein, whose amino-acid sequence MSIEVGSKVQGKVTGITHFGAFVELPNGKTGLVHISEVADSYVKDINEVLTVGQEVTVKILNVETDGKIGLSIKKAVDRPVSERPERPAGERFSRGPRPGGPGQGGPRPGGPGQGGPRGGGGPRGGGGPRGGGGRREVRREPETFDTLMSKFLKDSDERLTTLKRQTDSKRGGRGAKRG is encoded by the coding sequence ATGTCAATTGAAGTAGGAAGCAAGGTACAAGGTAAGGTTACAGGGATTACGCATTTCGGAGCGTTCGTAGAGCTTCCAAATGGCAAAACGGGTTTGGTGCACATCAGTGAAGTGGCAGATTCTTACGTCAAAGACATCAATGAGGTCCTAACGGTCGGTCAAGAAGTGACAGTCAAAATCTTGAACGTCGAAACAGATGGCAAAATCGGGTTGTCTATCAAAAAGGCCGTCGATCGTCCTGTCAGTGAACGTCCAGAGCGCCCAGCCGGCGAGCGTTTCTCTCGTGGCCCACGCCCGGGCGGACCGGGTCAAGGTGGCCCACGCCCAGGTGGTCCAGGTCAAGGTGGCCCACGCGGTGGCGGTGGCCCACGCGGTGGCGGCGGTCCCCGTGGCGGCGGCGGACGTCGTGAAGTACGCCGTGAGCCAGAAACGTTCGATACGTTGATGAGCAAGTTCTTAAAAGACAGCGATGAGCGCTTGACGACGTTAAAACGTCAAACCGACTCAAAACGCGGTGGACGTGGAGCCAAGCGCGGGTAA
- a CDS encoding RNA-binding S4 domain-containing protein, producing MRLDKFLKVSRLIKRRTLAKEVADQGRIQLNGQVAKASTDVKVGDELQIRFGNKLVTVVIDSIAEHARKEDAKEMYRLLKEEKVNSGTEA from the coding sequence ATGAGATTAGACAAGTTTTTGAAAGTGTCCCGTTTGATTAAACGGCGCACGTTGGCGAAAGAAGTCGCCGACCAAGGGCGGATTCAATTGAACGGGCAGGTGGCAAAAGCGAGCACGGACGTCAAAGTCGGTGACGAGTTGCAAATTCGATTCGGGAACAAGCTCGTCACGGTCGTCATCGACTCGATTGCCGAGCATGCGCGTAAAGAGGACGCGAAAGAAATGTACCGCTTGCTCAAAGAAGAAAAGGTGAACAGTGGTACGGAAGCGTAA
- the pth gene encoding aminoacyl-tRNA hydrolase gives MKCIVGLGNPGKKYEMTRHNVGFLAIDRLADKHGIKLDEAKFKALIGTGRINGERVVLVKPLTYMNLSGESVRPILDYYKIEIDDLLVIYDDLDMVPGKLRFRPKGSAGGHNGIKSLIQHLGTQDFKRLKLGIGRPPHPIKVVDWVLMNYRKEDMPELNDTLDQAVSAATDFMDTEWIALMNRYN, from the coding sequence ATGAAATGTATCGTCGGCCTCGGGAATCCAGGCAAAAAATATGAGATGACCCGTCACAACGTCGGATTTTTAGCGATTGATCGCCTCGCCGATAAACATGGGATCAAACTCGATGAAGCTAAGTTTAAAGCATTGATTGGAACGGGAAGAATCAATGGAGAACGTGTCGTCCTCGTTAAACCGCTCACCTACATGAACCTATCAGGAGAGTCGGTTCGTCCGATTTTAGATTATTATAAGATTGAGATTGATGATTTGCTCGTCATTTATGACGACTTGGACATGGTGCCGGGGAAACTTCGGTTTCGTCCGAAAGGCAGTGCCGGTGGACATAACGGCATCAAATCGCTGATTCAACATCTAGGGACCCAAGACTTCAAGCGCCTGAAACTCGGCATCGGTCGTCCGCCGCATCCGATAAAAGTCGTCGATTGGGTACTCATGAACTACCGAAAAGAAGATATGCCAGAATTGAATGATACGCTCGATCAAGCGGTGTCCGCCGCAACTGATTTTATGGACACAGAATGGATCGCGCTCATGAATCGATATAACTAA
- a CDS encoding polysaccharide biosynthesis protein has translation MRSPSKFATGVVLFALAGYLSKFISFAYRVPYQNIAGDFGLYAYQTVYPFAAIVASLGMYAMPVVIAKIGVGAQGPRRKLEVLWGSFYVLLGLAVILVVTMWVLAPVIARLLGDMELAPTLRVISLSYLLMPALAVLRGSFQSVDDLRPSAISQVLENLVRVTVLLVALLIGTRFGQDAYMLSRYAYAATLVGGIVAIVILSLWAKQLRVVPVQRATLRSVLRILLTTGFAVGFASLGILWMQLVDSFTIVNLMGGDYAAKVGKGVFDRGYPLVQFAILFTTALGMANVPNLVRHYRAGRVEATSSGLSSMIRVTTTVAAAATIGLMGVMFPLNIALFENAAGTMALVLLSTSTFAASLAVASMTCLQAIDRERTAAVGMVLAIGVKLVSNLWLVPLYGIEGAALGTSIAFLTMAAFNFNRLDQIIPLGRLRFRHYGRLVKTVAPMGVVLLGLNVIALDRLTDRLDALVWLGFMLVLGAGSYVWRLWKEQILTIDEWEMIPFGGRLINLLEKKEN, from the coding sequence ATGCGGTCGCCAAGTAAGTTTGCAACAGGCGTCGTCTTATTTGCGCTCGCGGGCTATCTTTCAAAGTTCATCAGTTTCGCTTATCGGGTCCCTTATCAAAACATCGCCGGAGACTTCGGGTTGTATGCCTATCAAACGGTGTATCCGTTTGCCGCAATCGTCGCCTCGCTCGGCATGTATGCGATGCCGGTCGTGATTGCGAAAATCGGTGTCGGAGCCCAAGGACCGAGACGCAAGCTCGAAGTGTTGTGGGGGAGTTTCTACGTCTTGCTTGGCCTCGCCGTCATCCTTGTCGTCACGATGTGGGTGCTGGCACCGGTCATTGCCCGTCTTCTCGGGGATATGGAACTCGCCCCGACGTTACGTGTCATCAGCCTGAGTTATTTACTCATGCCGGCTTTGGCCGTGCTCCGCGGTTCGTTCCAATCGGTCGACGACTTGAGGCCGAGTGCAATCTCGCAAGTGCTCGAGAACCTCGTTCGCGTCACGGTCTTGCTCGTCGCCCTGTTGATAGGTACGCGCTTCGGACAAGATGCCTATATGCTGAGCCGCTATGCGTACGCGGCGACACTCGTCGGAGGTATTGTCGCCATCGTCATCTTATCGTTATGGGCGAAGCAGCTACGGGTCGTACCGGTCCAGCGTGCGACGTTGCGGTCTGTGCTTCGGATTTTGCTGACGACCGGCTTTGCCGTCGGCTTCGCCTCGCTCGGGATTTTATGGATGCAACTCGTCGACTCGTTCACGATCGTCAATCTGATGGGCGGAGACTATGCGGCGAAAGTCGGGAAAGGTGTGTTTGACCGAGGGTATCCGCTCGTCCAATTCGCGATTCTCTTCACGACGGCGCTCGGAATGGCGAACGTACCGAACTTGGTGCGTCATTACCGGGCCGGCCGGGTCGAGGCGACGTCTTCCGGACTCAGCTCGATGATTCGCGTGACGACGACAGTCGCGGCAGCAGCGACGATTGGCTTGATGGGCGTCATGTTCCCGTTAAATATCGCCTTATTCGAAAATGCGGCCGGGACGATGGCGCTCGTCCTACTCTCGACGAGCACGTTTGCCGCGTCGCTCGCCGTGGCGAGCATGACGTGCCTACAGGCGATTGACCGGGAACGAACGGCCGCCGTCGGCATGGTTCTCGCAATCGGTGTCAAGCTCGTCAGCAATCTGTGGCTCGTTCCTCTGTATGGCATCGAAGGGGCCGCTCTCGGGACATCGATTGCCTTTTTGACGATGGCCGCCTTCAATTTCAATCGGCTCGACCAAATCATCCCGCTCGGCCGACTCCGGTTTCGACATTATGGACGTCTCGTCAAAACGGTGGCGCCGATGGGCGTTGTCTTGCTCGGCTTGAACGTCATCGCGCTGGATCGGCTGACGGACCGTCTTGACGCCCTTGTCTGGCTCGGCTTCATGCTCGTGCTAGGGGCCGGCAGTTACGTCTGGCGGTTATGGAAAGAACAAATTTTGACGATAGACGAATGGGAAATGATTCCGTTCGGAGGTCGTCTCATCAATCTGCTAGAGAAAAAGGAGAACTGA
- the mazG gene encoding nucleoside triphosphate pyrophosphohydrolase: MSYGITVVGLGSGELEQLPLGVYRHLKQQPLVWLRTKEHPVVSELEAEGVTFESFDAIYEASDTFEEVYRQIVETLLEKSEELAITYAVPGHPFVAERTIELLVEQGANVTFLGGQSFLDAMFQALRIDPINGFQLLDATALDVERIQVTQHVLIGQVYDGFVAGDVKVQLMERYPDEHVVKLVTAAGTKRERVSEIPLYEMDRVAEVDNLTTLYVPPLTDESHLAREFSTLKHIIATLRGPDGCPWDRKQTHESLRKYLLEEAYELIEAIDTEDDDAIVEELGDVLLQVMLHAQIGADEGYFDIRDVIGTVSEKMVRRHPHVFGDVTVDDADEVVTNWNAVKQVEKGENRKSQLDGVLMTQPGLMRAEQLQKKAAQVGFEWDDVQGAFEKLEEELREWRSQPEDERELGDVLFSVVNVARYFKLNAEQALERTNQKFKRRFEYIEANGSLGEMTLDEMDRLWDEAKEKGL; this comes from the coding sequence ATGAGTTACGGAATTACGGTCGTCGGTCTCGGATCCGGCGAACTCGAGCAATTGCCGCTCGGTGTGTATCGTCATTTGAAACAGCAACCGCTCGTTTGGTTGCGTACGAAAGAACATCCGGTCGTCAGCGAACTTGAGGCGGAAGGTGTGACGTTCGAATCGTTTGATGCAATTTACGAGGCGAGTGACACGTTCGAGGAAGTCTACCGACAAATCGTTGAGACGTTGCTCGAAAAAAGTGAAGAGTTGGCCATCACGTATGCCGTACCGGGTCATCCGTTCGTGGCGGAGCGGACGATCGAACTGCTCGTCGAACAAGGGGCGAACGTCACGTTCCTCGGCGGTCAGAGCTTTTTGGACGCCATGTTCCAAGCCCTGCGCATCGATCCGATCAACGGGTTCCAATTACTCGATGCGACGGCGCTCGATGTCGAACGGATTCAAGTGACCCAACACGTATTGATTGGTCAAGTGTATGACGGGTTCGTGGCCGGAGACGTGAAAGTTCAGTTGATGGAACGATATCCGGATGAGCATGTCGTCAAACTCGTGACGGCCGCCGGGACGAAACGCGAGCGGGTCAGCGAAATCCCGCTCTACGAGATGGACCGCGTGGCAGAGGTCGACAACTTGACGACGCTCTACGTGCCGCCATTGACGGATGAGTCGCATTTGGCGCGCGAGTTTTCGACGTTGAAGCACATCATCGCGACGCTCCGCGGACCGGACGGGTGCCCGTGGGACCGGAAGCAGACGCATGAATCGCTTCGCAAATATTTGCTTGAAGAAGCGTACGAATTGATTGAAGCGATCGATACGGAAGATGATGATGCGATTGTCGAAGAGCTCGGTGATGTATTGCTCCAAGTCATGCTCCACGCCCAAATCGGAGCGGATGAAGGCTATTTCGACATCCGGGACGTCATTGGCACCGTCAGTGAGAAAATGGTCCGTCGCCACCCGCATGTGTTCGGGGATGTGACGGTCGACGATGCCGATGAAGTCGTGACGAATTGGAATGCGGTTAAACAAGTGGAAAAAGGGGAAAATAGAAAGTCGCAGCTAGATGGTGTCCTCATGACGCAACCTGGGTTGATGCGGGCCGAACAATTGCAGAAGAAAGCTGCGCAAGTCGGTTTCGAATGGGACGATGTTCAAGGTGCGTTCGAGAAGTTGGAAGAAGAACTCCGCGAGTGGAGAAGTCAGCCTGAAGATGAACGAGAACTTGGCGATGTCCTGTTCTCGGTCGTCAACGTGGCGCGTTATTTCAAGTTGAACGCTGAGCAGGCGCTCGAACGGACCAATCAAAAATTTAAGAGACGATTCGAATATATCGAAGCGAACGGCTCCCTCGGAGAGATGACGCTCGACGAGATGGATCGGCTCTGGGATGAAGCGAAGGAGAAGGGATTATGA